The Actinomycetota bacterium genome includes a region encoding these proteins:
- a CDS encoding shikimate kinase, producing the protein MTIKGRRISVIGSSGAGKTTVGRRIAQLLNLPFIEMDEIRHGPNWSEIPNNAFRLAIADRVIGDEWVVDGNYASIVREAVWSRADTVVWLDLDRPLVMWQVISRSLSRAAWRGELWSGNREQFRRWIRPDHPIRWAWSAHASKRTRDQAQLTDPRWVHLEVVRLRTRADVRTFLAALEGQAGNRSV; encoded by the coding sequence ATGACGATCAAAGGGCGCCGGATATCGGTCATCGGATCGTCGGGGGCCGGCAAAACGACGGTCGGGCGACGGATCGCGCAGCTCCTGAACCTCCCTTTCATCGAGATGGACGAGATCCGCCACGGGCCGAACTGGAGCGAGATCCCGAATAACGCGTTCCGTCTCGCCATCGCCGACCGCGTCATCGGGGACGAGTGGGTTGTGGATGGCAACTACGCGAGCATCGTCCGGGAGGCCGTCTGGTCCCGGGCGGACACCGTCGTCTGGCTGGATCTGGACCGCCCGCTGGTCATGTGGCAGGTGATCAGCAGGTCGCTCAGCCGGGCGGCGTGGCGTGGCGAGCTCTGGAGCGGGAATCGGGAGCAGTTCCGCCGGTGGATCCGGCCGGATCACCCGATCCGGTGGGCCTGGTCTGCTCACGCTTCGAAGAGGACGCGAGATCAGGCGCAACTGACGGACCCACGGTGGGTCCATCTGGAAGTCGTGCGACTTCGGACGAGAGCCGACGTCAGGACCTTCCTCGCCGCGCTGGAAGGTCAGGCGGGAAACCGCAGCGTCTGA